The following are encoded together in the Candidatus Zixiibacteriota bacterium genome:
- a CDS encoding M42 family metallopeptidase gives MDKTDLLLEELTNAYGPPGHESAVAEIFKKHVARLAKVSFDKMGSIIAERKGTAADPKIIVAGHLDEIGFMVTEITPNGFLKFLPLGGWWGHVALAQRVLVVGKKGPVLGVIGSTPPHILEPEARKKVLDVTDMYIDCGVRGKMDVTKKLGIGVGDVIVPDSKFTLMADNQMIMAKAIDNRFGCAAAIETLWRLEKQKHPNTVYAVGTVQEEVGCRGAGTAAWMIDPDLAIILDTGIARDTPGISGEPKERVGNGPSILVFDGGMIPNVKLRHFVQATADRLKIKYHLSSIRGGTTDGSRIHMSRVGVPTVVIGPAVRYIHGHNAIMYRGDYEASVKLVVELIKKLDAKTVKSFTQV, from the coding sequence GTGGACAAGACTGATCTGCTGCTTGAAGAACTAACGAACGCCTATGGGCCGCCGGGGCACGAATCGGCCGTCGCCGAGATCTTTAAGAAACATGTCGCCAGACTGGCCAAAGTCTCGTTTGACAAGATGGGCTCGATCATCGCCGAACGCAAAGGCACGGCCGCCGATCCGAAGATCATCGTGGCCGGCCACCTCGACGAAATCGGCTTCATGGTCACCGAAATTACCCCCAACGGCTTCCTGAAATTCCTGCCTCTCGGCGGGTGGTGGGGACACGTCGCCCTGGCCCAGCGCGTGCTCGTGGTGGGGAAGAAAGGTCCGGTGCTGGGCGTAATCGGCTCGACACCACCGCACATCCTTGAACCGGAAGCGCGCAAGAAGGTGCTCGACGTCACCGACATGTACATCGACTGCGGTGTGCGCGGAAAGATGGACGTGACCAAGAAACTTGGCATCGGCGTCGGCGACGTTATCGTTCCGGACTCCAAGTTCACGCTGATGGCCGATAACCAGATGATCATGGCCAAGGCGATTGACAACCGCTTCGGCTGCGCCGCGGCGATTGAGACGCTTTGGCGGCTGGAGAAGCAGAAACATCCCAACACCGTCTACGCCGTCGGCACGGTGCAAGAAGAAGTCGGCTGCCGCGGCGCCGGGACCGCCGCCTGGATGATCGATCCTGATTTGGCCATCATTCTCGACACCGGCATCGCCCGCGATACGCCCGGTATTTCCGGCGAACCCAAGGAACGTGTGGGCAACGGCCCCTCGATTCTCGTCTTCGACGGCGGCATGATTCCCAATGTGAAACTGCGTCACTTCGTCCAGGCCACTGCCGACCGGCTCAAAATCAAGTACCACCTGTCGAGCATTCGCGGCGGCACGACCGATGGCAGCCGTATTCATATGTCGCGCGTCGGTGTCCCGACCGTCGTGATCGGTCCGGCCGTCCGCTACATCCATGGCCATAACGCCATCATGTACCGCGGCGATTACGAGGCCTCGGTCAAGCTCGTCGTCGAATTGATCAAGAAGCTTGACGCCAAGACCGTCAAGTCGTTTACGCAGGTTTAG
- a CDS encoding D-alanine--D-alanine ligase, with protein MKILVLAGGESQEREVSLNSGKAVAAALQSAGHEIKIVDTLNGRDLLGGGAVAQGDLQTGSASALARSSRFDLALPQSLDDCDVVFIALHGGLGENGTLQALFDLAKIPYTGSGVLASALAMDKQRAKLIMDSVGVPTPQTIFFGKEADLFRFCGGDEITAADYPIVVKPNSEGSTVGITIAGNYEELIHGIRLALDYDDFILLEEYIPGRELTVAVLGDEALPVVEIVPKEGFYDYAHKYTSGASEYICPAPLDPQVEADVKEYALTAFQVLGCHGYARADFRLNPKNQLFCLEMNTLPGMTSTSLVPKAAKAAGISFEQLLTRIVELALKK; from the coding sequence GTGAAGATTTTGGTATTGGCCGGGGGCGAGTCACAAGAGCGTGAGGTCTCGCTCAACTCCGGCAAGGCTGTAGCCGCTGCCCTGCAATCGGCCGGACACGAAATCAAGATTGTCGACACCTTGAACGGCCGCGACTTGCTCGGTGGCGGCGCCGTGGCTCAAGGCGATTTGCAGACCGGGTCAGCATCCGCACTTGCGCGCAGTAGCCGGTTCGACCTGGCGCTGCCGCAATCGCTGGACGACTGCGATGTCGTCTTCATCGCGCTCCACGGCGGACTCGGCGAGAACGGCACCCTGCAGGCGCTTTTTGATCTCGCCAAAATCCCCTACACCGGCTCCGGCGTGCTGGCCTCGGCACTGGCAATGGACAAACAACGCGCGAAACTGATCATGGATTCGGTCGGCGTCCCCACCCCCCAAACCATCTTCTTCGGTAAGGAGGCTGATCTCTTCCGGTTCTGTGGCGGCGACGAGATCACTGCAGCCGACTACCCAATCGTCGTCAAACCAAATTCCGAAGGTTCAACAGTCGGCATTACCATCGCCGGAAACTACGAGGAACTGATTCACGGCATTCGACTGGCCCTCGATTACGATGATTTCATTCTTCTTGAAGAATATATCCCCGGCCGCGAATTGACCGTTGCCGTGCTCGGCGACGAGGCACTACCCGTGGTCGAGATCGTGCCGAAGGAGGGCTTCTACGACTACGCCCACAAGTATACGTCTGGTGCCTCGGAGTACATCTGTCCGGCGCCGCTGGATCCGCAGGTTGAGGCCGACGTCAAGGAGTACGCTCTGACCGCCTTCCAGGTGCTCGGCTGTCACGGCTACGCGCGCGCCGATTTTCGCCTGAATCCGAAGAATCAACTCTTCTGTCTTGAAATGAACACGCTCCCCGGCATGACCTCGACCTCGCTGGTACCGAAGGCGGCAAAAGCGGCCGGAATCTCTTTCGAGCAGTTGCTGACGCGGATTGTCGAACTCGCCCTCAAGAAGTAG
- a CDS encoding DedA family protein — protein MEVFFSKADEILNLVTAHSPLWIYLFVFVSMLIENFFPPYPGDTIVFICGVYAAGGHVSWGSIYGLSVIGTLASVMALYYFGRTHGRSAFSSHSMRWLGVRRLEHVEHWFERWHDKVLLASRYLTGVRALIAVMAGVGRVGAWRMLIYSTISTLTWNFIVLYLALRLRLDWHKIDGWLATYNSLIIAALLIVLAFVAYKIVQRKRRRENA, from the coding sequence ATGGAAGTCTTCTTCTCCAAAGCCGACGAAATCCTCAATCTCGTCACGGCTCACAGTCCTCTCTGGATCTACCTCTTCGTCTTCGTCTCCATGCTGATCGAGAACTTCTTTCCGCCGTATCCGGGGGATACTATCGTTTTCATCTGCGGCGTCTATGCCGCCGGCGGTCACGTCTCGTGGGGGTCGATTTACGGGCTGTCGGTGATCGGCACCCTGGCGTCAGTGATGGCGCTTTACTATTTCGGCCGCACACACGGCCGCTCGGCCTTCTCCAGCCACAGCATGCGCTGGCTCGGGGTGCGGCGATTGGAGCACGTCGAGCATTGGTTTGAACGCTGGCACGACAAGGTGCTGTTGGCTTCGCGCTACTTGACCGGCGTCCGCGCGCTGATCGCCGTAATGGCCGGCGTTGGCCGCGTTGGCGCCTGGCGGATGCTTATTTACAGCACCATCTCAACTTTGACCTGGAACTTCATCGTGCTTTATCTGGCGCTACGCCTGCGGCTCGACTGGCACAAGATCGACGGCTGGCTGGCAACCTATAATTCCCTTATTATCGCTGCGCTTTTGATTGTGCTTGCCTTTGTGGCCTATAAAATTGTCCAGCGCAAACGACGCCGGGAGAACGCGTGA
- a CDS encoding 2-C-methyl-D-erythritol 2,4-cyclodiphosphate synthase translates to MPAFRVGSGFDVHPFVAGRRLVLGGELIEYPLGLQGHSDADVVLHALCDALLGAVAKGDIGRHFPPSDQQFKDVSSTLLLNRVVEILRSDGWALVNADITIICEQPKIAPYVDKMRANIARVCRIDDDAVSIKATTTERLGFTGREEGIAAMAVALVQR, encoded by the coding sequence ATGCCGGCTTTTCGCGTTGGCTCTGGATTTGACGTGCATCCCTTCGTCGCTGGACGACGGCTGGTACTGGGCGGTGAGTTGATCGAGTATCCGCTGGGTCTACAGGGACATTCGGACGCCGACGTCGTCCTGCATGCCCTTTGCGACGCGCTCCTGGGCGCGGTCGCCAAAGGCGATATCGGCCGGCACTTTCCCCCGAGCGACCAGCAATTCAAAGATGTATCATCAACTTTGCTCTTGAACCGCGTCGTGGAGATACTGCGCAGCGACGGCTGGGCGTTGGTCAACGCCGATATCACAATCATTTGCGAGCAGCCAAAGATTGCTCCCTATGTCGATAAGATGCGCGCCAATATTGCCCGCGTTTGTCGCATCGATGATGATGCCGTCTCGATCAAGGCCACGACGACCGAAAGACTGGGTTTTACCGGCCGCGAAGAAGGAATCGCGGCGATGGCGGTCGCGCTCGTTCAACGCTAA
- the ispD gene encoding 2-C-methyl-D-erythritol 4-phosphate cytidylyltransferase: MKNYAIITAAGAGSRLPGAVAKQYRPVGSKPILAWTIERFEQASCIDAIHLVVAGNDLNYAYESIVARHGFKKVERIVAGGKTRFDSILCGLRSVPENANLVFIHDGVRPLVSVQEIEAVGREAEAHDAAILATHQTETLKRVEDGFVIATLDRDKIWVAQTPQVFKYEAIISAYIQALESNRTFTDDASVCEAFGIGVRVVEGSSVNIKITTPEDLELARRLLVGTAT; encoded by the coding sequence ATGAAGAACTACGCCATTATCACCGCTGCCGGAGCGGGCTCGCGCCTGCCCGGCGCCGTTGCCAAGCAATATCGTCCCGTCGGTTCCAAACCAATTCTGGCTTGGACCATCGAGCGCTTTGAGCAGGCGTCCTGCATCGACGCGATCCATCTGGTCGTCGCGGGGAATGACCTCAACTACGCCTACGAGTCGATCGTGGCCCGTCACGGCTTCAAGAAAGTCGAGCGGATCGTCGCCGGCGGCAAGACGCGCTTCGACTCAATCCTTTGCGGCCTGCGCTCCGTTCCGGAGAATGCCAATCTGGTCTTCATTCACGATGGTGTTCGGCCGCTTGTCAGTGTACAGGAGATCGAGGCGGTCGGGCGGGAGGCCGAAGCCCACGACGCCGCCATCCTCGCCACTCACCAGACGGAAACGCTCAAACGGGTCGAGGACGGCTTCGTGATTGCCACCCTCGACCGCGACAAGATCTGGGTTGCCCAGACGCCGCAGGTCTTCAAGTACGAGGCCATCATCTCGGCCTATATCCAGGCACTGGAATCAAACCGTACTTTTACCGACGATGCTTCAGTCTGTGAAGCCTTCGGCATCGGTGTCCGGGTGGTGGAGGGCTCCTCCGTTAACATCAAGATCACCACGCCCGAAGACCTCGAATTGGCGCGCCGGCTCCTGGTCGGGACCGCAACCTGA
- the queA gene encoding tRNA preQ1(34) S-adenosylmethionine ribosyltransferase-isomerase QueA, producing MEKITYELPEELIAQHPLEKRERCRLLHLDRASGAIADYVFADIVSLLRAGDLLVLNDTKVARARLFGVGGQAGRKVEIFLMDKLKEDEWVCLVRPGKKAHQHDKFYFSAREYAEIVAVLPDGSRHVRFYGGAATELMEKYGHMPLPPYIKREDTSVDRKMYQTVYAREGFSIAAPTAGLHFSEELMTDLERLGVEIAYVRLDVGRGTFKPIEAKHYEKHVMDPEEFWISTESAARINQAMVERRRIVAVGSTVVRTLEGSFAKFNTIAATHDETDVFVYPGFEFKVVNAMITNFHLPESSLLAMVAAFASPEQILAAYGHAVDNKYRFYSYGDAMLIT from the coding sequence ATGGAGAAAATTACATACGAGCTTCCTGAGGAACTGATCGCGCAACATCCGTTGGAGAAGCGCGAACGCTGTCGCCTCTTGCACCTCGATCGCGCCAGCGGCGCGATCGCCGACTATGTCTTCGCCGACATCGTCAGCCTTCTGCGCGCCGGCGATCTACTGGTGCTCAACGACACCAAAGTTGCGCGTGCCCGCCTCTTCGGGGTCGGCGGCCAGGCCGGTCGCAAAGTCGAGATCTTCTTGATGGACAAACTCAAAGAAGACGAATGGGTCTGTCTGGTTCGTCCCGGCAAGAAGGCGCATCAGCACGACAAATTCTACTTCTCGGCCCGCGAATACGCGGAAATCGTCGCCGTCCTGCCGGACGGATCACGCCATGTTCGCTTCTACGGCGGCGCCGCCACCGAGTTAATGGAGAAGTACGGCCATATGCCGCTGCCACCCTACATCAAGCGGGAAGACACTTCGGTCGATCGCAAGATGTACCAGACGGTCTATGCCCGCGAGGGCTTTTCGATCGCTGCGCCAACCGCCGGCCTGCACTTTTCCGAGGAGTTGATGACCGACTTGGAAAGACTGGGCGTCGAAATCGCTTACGTCCGTCTGGACGTCGGCCGCGGTACGTTTAAGCCGATCGAAGCCAAACACTACGAAAAGCATGTCATGGATCCGGAGGAATTCTGGATCAGCACCGAGTCTGCGGCGCGAATTAACCAGGCAATGGTAGAAAGACGCCGCATTGTGGCGGTCGGCTCGACCGTCGTCCGCACGCTCGAAGGCAGCTTCGCCAAATTCAACACGATCGCGGCGACGCACGACGAAACCGACGTCTTCGTCTATCCCGGTTTCGAATTCAAGGTCGTCAATGCCATGATCACGAATTTCCATTTGCCGGAGTCGTCGCTTTTGGCTATGGTGGCGGCATTCGCTTCGCCGGAGCAGATACTCGCCGCCTACGGCCATGCCGTCGACAACAAGTATCGGTTCTACTCTTATGGCGATGCGATGTTGATTACATGA
- the ruvB gene encoding Holliday junction branch migration DNA helicase RuvB, with amino-acid sequence MKERITNPEIIQGERDFDATLRPVRFDEFIGQGKVVENLKVFIQAAKQRGEALDHVLFYGPPGLGKTTLAYVIANELGVGIKSTSGPILEKAADLAGILTNLAERDVIFIDEIHRINRVVEEYLYPAMEDFTLDIMIDRGPAARSVKLPLKPFTLIGATTRAGLLTSPMRARFGVVGRLDYYSADDIARVIRRSARILKVEIDDPGCSQIASRSRGTPRIANRLLRRIRDFAEVTGDGRITEALAHDSLERLDVDELGLDDMDKRILNVLIEKFRGGPVGLSTLAVAVGEEAETLEEIYEPFLIQEGLLERTPRGRTATTAAFNHLKSEVKPSRQGKLL; translated from the coding sequence ATGAAAGAGCGGATCACCAATCCCGAGATCATTCAGGGCGAGCGCGATTTCGACGCGACATTGCGACCTGTCCGTTTTGACGAGTTCATCGGGCAGGGCAAGGTCGTGGAGAATCTCAAAGTGTTCATTCAAGCCGCCAAGCAACGGGGCGAGGCGCTCGATCACGTCCTCTTCTACGGACCTCCGGGTCTGGGCAAGACGACGCTGGCGTATGTGATCGCCAACGAACTCGGCGTCGGGATCAAGTCCACTTCGGGTCCGATCCTCGAGAAAGCCGCCGACCTGGCCGGCATTCTTACCAATCTGGCCGAGCGCGATGTCATCTTCATTGACGAAATCCACCGCATCAACCGCGTCGTCGAGGAGTACCTCTATCCGGCCATGGAGGATTTCACGCTCGACATCATGATCGATCGCGGTCCCGCCGCACGATCGGTGAAACTGCCGCTCAAACCGTTCACGCTGATCGGCGCCACGACCCGCGCCGGCTTGCTCACTTCGCCGATGCGCGCGCGCTTTGGCGTCGTCGGTCGCCTGGACTACTACAGCGCCGACGACATCGCCCGCGTCATCCGTCGCTCGGCGCGCATTCTCAAGGTTGAAATTGACGACCCCGGCTGCAGCCAGATCGCCTCGCGCTCGCGCGGCACACCGCGCATCGCCAACCGGCTGCTGCGCCGTATTCGCGATTTCGCCGAGGTCACTGGCGACGGCCGTATCACCGAGGCATTGGCCCACGACAGCCTCGAACGCCTCGACGTCGATGAACTCGGCCTCGACGATATGGACAAACGTATTCTCAATGTGTTGATCGAAAAATTCCGCGGCGGCCCGGTCGGGCTGAGCACGCTGGCCGTAGCCGTCGGCGAGGAAGCGGAAACACTGGAAGAAATCTACGAACCGTTCTTGATACAGGAGGGACTGCTGGAACGCACGCCGCGGGGACGGACCGCGACGACCGCCGCGTTCAATCACCTCAAATCCGAAGTCAAACCGTCACGTCAGGGTAAATTGCTTTAG
- the ruvA gene encoding Holliday junction branch migration protein RuvA, whose amino-acid sequence MISSLTGRLSSKHPDHLEVIVGGVGFKLLVPISTAQAMPPNGSEVTLYTSMQVRENAIDLIGFATQSEREVFEMLIQVSGIGVKLALTILSGIKVDDLLRSIIEEDKSLLSTISGIGPKTSGRLVLELKDKVTKIISTSGIGVTQKLGHVEEAVLALEALGYSRYEARKAVEAAVAAIGSNQGSDALIRAALQAGVR is encoded by the coding sequence GTGATTTCTTCGTTGACCGGCAGACTCAGCTCCAAACACCCGGATCACCTGGAAGTCATCGTCGGTGGGGTCGGGTTCAAACTGCTGGTGCCGATCTCGACCGCGCAGGCGATGCCGCCGAACGGCTCGGAAGTCACATTGTACACTTCCATGCAGGTTCGTGAAAATGCGATTGACTTAATCGGATTTGCGACCCAATCTGAACGAGAGGTTTTCGAGATGCTGATCCAAGTCTCGGGGATCGGCGTCAAGTTGGCACTCACGATTCTTTCTGGAATCAAGGTGGATGACCTGCTGCGATCGATCATCGAAGAGGACAAGTCGCTGCTGTCCACGATCTCCGGAATTGGACCGAAAACTTCGGGAAGATTAGTGCTTGAGTTGAAGGATAAAGTTACCAAGATTATCTCGACCAGCGGCATCGGTGTGACCCAGAAACTGGGTCACGTCGAGGAAGCCGTGCTGGCGTTGGAAGCACTCGGCTACAGCCGGTATGAGGCGCGCAAAGCGGTCGAGGCTGCCGTGGCCGCCATCGGCTCGAATCAAGGTTCGGACGCATTGATTCGCGCGGCCTTGCAGGCCGGCGTCCGTTAG
- the ruvC gene encoding crossover junction endodeoxyribonuclease RuvC, with amino-acid sequence MRILGLDPGLAVTGFGLVEIDQRGTRLLDAGTFSTSTGRMAERLREIFRRTSELLERESPDEVALEEGFYGKNVKVALSLGQARGAILLACSLKNIPIFEYAPREVKQSVVGRGAASKEQVNYMVKALLNIKELPAALDVSDALAVAYCHFQRREQRL; translated from the coding sequence ATGAGAATTCTCGGACTCGATCCCGGCCTGGCCGTGACTGGGTTCGGGCTTGTCGAGATAGATCAACGCGGAACACGGCTGCTCGACGCGGGGACGTTCTCGACCTCCACCGGCAGAATGGCCGAGCGATTGCGCGAGATCTTCCGTCGTACGTCTGAACTGTTGGAACGCGAAAGTCCGGACGAAGTGGCGCTGGAAGAAGGGTTCTACGGCAAGAACGTTAAGGTCGCGCTCAGTCTCGGTCAGGCGCGCGGCGCGATACTGCTTGCTTGCAGTCTGAAGAACATTCCGATTTTTGAATATGCGCCGCGCGAAGTCAAGCAGTCAGTGGTTGGACGCGGCGCGGCCTCCAAAGAACAAGTGAACTACATGGTAAAGGCTCTGCTCAACATTAAGGAACTTCCGGCCGCTTTGGACGTCTCCGACGCCCTCGCTGTAGCGTATTGCCACTTCCAGAGACGAGAGCAGCGGCTGTGA
- a CDS encoding YebC/PmpR family DNA-binding transcriptional regulator, which translates to MSGHSKWSTIKRKKGKADAERGRLFTKLIKEITVAARFGGGDPESNPRLRTAVLNAKSNSMPADNIKRAIQKGTGELEGTSYDEITYEGYGPGGVAVMVEVVTDNKNRTVAEIRHLFSKYGGNLGESGSVGWIFAKKGLIEVETAKANEDTLLELALEHGASDMTTEGDLFEITTPPELFEAVRAALESKGIPMASAEITLIPSTSVRIEGKHAESMIKLYEALEDHDDIQKAYANFDIDDAVLEQLSAQ; encoded by the coding sequence ATGTCCGGTCATTCTAAATGGTCGACGATTAAACGTAAGAAAGGCAAAGCTGACGCCGAACGCGGGCGTCTGTTCACAAAGCTGATCAAGGAAATCACGGTGGCGGCGCGATTTGGCGGTGGTGATCCCGAGTCGAACCCGCGTTTGCGTACAGCCGTCTTGAATGCCAAGTCCAACAGCATGCCGGCGGATAATATCAAGCGCGCAATCCAGAAAGGTACCGGTGAGCTCGAAGGTACCAGCTACGATGAGATTACCTACGAAGGCTACGGCCCCGGCGGTGTCGCCGTTATGGTCGAGGTCGTTACTGACAACAAGAATCGCACGGTCGCCGAAATCCGGCATCTGTTCAGCAAGTATGGCGGGAATCTCGGCGAATCGGGCTCGGTCGGCTGGATCTTCGCCAAGAAGGGGTTGATCGAAGTCGAAACCGCCAAGGCCAACGAAGACACTCTGCTCGAGCTGGCGCTGGAACACGGTGCGTCCGACATGACGACCGAGGGCGACCTGTTCGAGATCACCACGCCGCCAGAGCTGTTCGAAGCTGTCCGCGCGGCGCTGGAGTCCAAGGGGATTCCGATGGCGAGCGCCGAAATCACGCTGATTCCATCGACCTCTGTCCGGATCGAGGGCAAACACGCCGAGTCGATGATCAAACTCTACGAAGCCCTTGAAGATCACGACGACATCCAGAAGGCTTACGCCAACTTCGATATCGACGACGCCGTTCTGGAGCAACTCAGCGCTCAATGA
- a CDS encoding phasin family protein, whose translation MRTIRRYPNRLLYDTTVSRFVTGEDLRAYIRAGDSFAVVDSRSGEDQTAAVLAQLFVDEITQKPNQQSVIETLRGFIALGGGLDMDILKKTVLASIGVFEITKSKAEEIVDTLIKQGEVAKSKRSEAILELLDKAESSTKDFKERVSKDIETAIENMKVARKKDLEDLSKKVDDLADSVRRLAEKIGS comes from the coding sequence ATGCGAACGATTCGCCGCTATCCCAACCGCCTGCTTTACGATACAACTGTCAGTCGGTTTGTCACTGGCGAGGACTTGCGAGCATACATTCGCGCAGGAGATTCGTTTGCCGTCGTTGACAGCCGCTCCGGCGAAGACCAAACCGCCGCCGTGCTCGCCCAGCTATTCGTTGACGAAATCACGCAAAAACCCAATCAGCAATCCGTCATTGAAACTTTGCGGGGCTTTATCGCCCTCGGAGGAGGATTAGACATGGACATTCTCAAGAAGACTGTGCTGGCTTCAATCGGCGTCTTTGAAATCACCAAGAGCAAGGCCGAAGAAATCGTCGACACGTTGATCAAGCAGGGGGAAGTCGCCAAGTCGAAGCGTTCGGAAGCGATCCTGGAATTGCTCGACAAGGCGGAATCCTCGACCAAGGACTTCAAGGAACGCGTCTCGAAAGACATCGAGACCGCCATCGAAAATATGAAGGTGGCGCGGAAGAAGGATTTGGAGGACCTCAGCAAGAAGGTCGATGATCTGGCCGATTCGGTGCGCCGTCTGGCGGAGAAGATTGGGTCTTAA
- a CDS encoding response regulator codes for MAVKKAKILVVDDEPEITDILEAFLTNAGHTVVAENSAVMGLERAKTFKPDMIFLDIMMPQMDGYEICNELKKDPLTENIPVIFLTGKDTSDDQGRGFKAGGDMFIKKPFVCERLLEIVNVVLLSFAKV; via the coding sequence ATGGCTGTTAAGAAAGCAAAAATCCTTGTAGTCGACGACGAGCCGGAGATTACCGACATCCTTGAGGCGTTTCTCACGAATGCCGGCCATACGGTAGTCGCCGAAAATTCCGCCGTGATGGGGTTGGAGCGTGCCAAGACCTTCAAGCCGGACATGATCTTTCTGGACATCATGATGCCCCAAATGGACGGCTATGAGATCTGCAACGAACTCAAGAAGGATCCGCTGACCGAGAACATCCCGGTCATCTTCCTGACCGGCAAGGATACCTCCGATGACCAGGGGCGCGGTTTCAAGGCTGGCGGCGATATGTTTATCAAGAAACCGTTTGTCTGCGAACGACTTTTGGAAATCGTCAACGTTGTGCTCCTAAGTTTCGCAAAGGTATAG